In Sorangium aterium, the genomic stretch CCGAGCGCGGGGAGGTGCTGATCGACGCCTCGACCTCTCAGCAGGACAAGGCCACGGCGCTCATCAAGCTCGCCGTGGTGGACACCGGCCCCGGCATCGCGCCCGACGACCAGAAGAAGCTCTTCGCGGCCTTCTCGCAGGTGGACGGCTCGCTGGTCCGCAAGCACGGCGGCACGGGCCTCGGGCTCGCGATCAGCAAGCGCCTCGTCGAGGTCATGGGCGGCGAGGTCGGCCTCGACAGCACGCCGGGGCAGGGCAGCCGCTTCTGGTTCACGATCAGGGTCGGCGTCACGGCCGGAGGCGAGCAGATCCGCTCCGCCGAGTGGGCGAGCGGGCGCCGCGCGCTCGTGGTGGAGAACAGCAGGAGCTGGCGCGACGTCGTTGTGGAGCACCTGGTGGCCTGGGGCTTCGACGCCGAGTCCGCGACCTCCGGCAGGGACGCCATCAATCGGCTCGAGCTCGCGGTGCTGGAGAGGCGGCCGTTCAGCGCCGCCGTCGTCGGTGTCCAGATGGACGATCTCGGCCTCGAGGAGTTCCTCAAGACCATCCAGTCGGTCCCGGCGCTGCAGACGCTGCCCGTGGTGGCGCTCTACCACATGGGATCGAGCGTGACGTTGAGCGGGATGGACTCCAGCATGGTCACGCAGCTCCCCAAGCCGCTCCGCGTCTCCGAGCTGTACAACACGCTGCAGAGCGCGCTCACGGGCGCCTCGACCCCGCCGCCGAGCAAGCCCGGCGCGGAGCCGGGCAAGATCGCGAGCAAGCTCCCCGTGCTGGTCGTCGATGACAACGAGATCAACCGCTACGTGGCGATGGAGCAGGTGGAGCAGCTGGGGCTGCGCGTGGAGACCGCGTGCAACGGCCAGGAGGCTCTCGAGTGCGTCAAGCGGAAGCAGTATGTCGCCGTGCTCATGGATTGCCAGATGCCCGTGATGGACGGGTACACCGCGACCCAGGAGATCCGCGCCTGGGAGCGCTCGAGGAATCGCCACACGGTGATCATCGCGCTGACGGCGCACGCGCTCGTCGGCGAGCGGGACCGGGTGCTCGCCGCGGGGATGGACGACTATCTGGCCAAGCCGGTGCGCCCTCAATCTCTGCAGAAGACCTTGTGGCGCCACGTGGTCCTGAGCCGAGAGGAGCCCGGGTCGTCTCCGTCTCTCTCCGCCGCCGCGACGGAGGCGGAGAGCGCGCCCGTGCTCGACCCGGAGGTCCCGCGCTCGCGGAAGCTGATCGAGCTGGTTCTCAAGAACGTCCCGGCGCAGCTCGATGGCCTGGAGGGGGTCATCCGGAGCGCCGTGGCTGCAGAGATCAAGGCGAACGCTCACAAGCTGAAGGGCAGCATGCTCTCGATCGGCGCGGGACGCGTCGCGGAGCTGGCGGAGAAGATGCAGCTCGCCGCCGGTCAAGGCGAGGTGCCGCAGGCCCGCGACCTCGCGCGGATACGTGACGAGTTCGACGCCGTGAGCGTTGCCCTGAAGGAGGAGCTCGCCGCGACCGCCAAGGCGACGTGACGATCGCGCCGAATCGACGATGGACGAAGGTCTGGAGCTCACTGAACCCGCATGATGCTTGCCTCACTCGGAACCAGGTGGATGGTCGCGCTGGTGATCGCTTCGATCCCCGGTCTCGCATGGGCCCAGCCGACGGCCGCGACGGCGCCGGCAGCGCCGAAGGCGGTGGGGGGTGAGCGCCGGAACGACGCGCTCGAGGACGTCGACCTCTTGCGGCTGCTCGACGTCGAGGTGTCGACGGCCACCAAGACGCTGGAGACCCTCGACGACGCGCCCGCCATCATGACGGCGATCACCGCGGAAGAGATCCAGCGCTGGGGATATACGAGCGTCGGCGAGGTGCTGGAGCACGTCGTCGGGTTCTACCTTATCGACGATCACATCCTGCCGAACGCCGGCGTGCAGGGGATGACGGGCGGGCTGGGGGCCGAGAGCGGCGGGATCAAGGTGATGATCAACGGGCGATCGGCGGCGTTCCGGACCACCAGCGGCAACTGGCTGGGCACGGAGCTGATACCGCTGTCGGCCGTCAAGCAGATCGAGATCGTCCGC encodes the following:
- a CDS encoding response regulator, which gives rise to MATPNTHGSLRIKLLRLILGALLLLGGTTLLASGALIYSTDRAVQAKREQELLSGLEEKARLLGFNQALALRSLVADNLFGDVKALIHQTVSENNDIAYGLFFDAENRVWAASGLARVPTSNDAPSPAAPNFTAADLESLGISTAHQTRLVLRRRQNPLGGDDVLEVAAPVISEGTHAGTVIYGISTRSVVERMVQARDLAANRLVTTLGLIVALILGSGAASYFLVKRVAVHITEPLLALRTAAGAIATGLRSSAPSTESPIVDRKKWERVQITSGDELELLGAAFNSMVEANEQAFEELRVKTEQALEASRMKSEFLANMSHEIRTPMNGILGVIRLMQNQSLDGKMRRYVETVDASANTLMSIINDVLDFSKLEAGKYVAQHVSYDLRLVIQEVAELMASQAHEKGLELVYRVERRVPTGIVGDPDRFRQVLTNLVGNAIKFTERGEVLIDASTSQQDKATALIKLAVVDTGPGIAPDDQKKLFAAFSQVDGSLVRKHGGTGLGLAISKRLVEVMGGEVGLDSTPGQGSRFWFTIRVGVTAGGEQIRSAEWASGRRALVVENSRSWRDVVVEHLVAWGFDAESATSGRDAINRLELAVLERRPFSAAVVGVQMDDLGLEEFLKTIQSVPALQTLPVVALYHMGSSVTLSGMDSSMVTQLPKPLRVSELYNTLQSALTGASTPPPSKPGAEPGKIASKLPVLVVDDNEINRYVAMEQVEQLGLRVETACNGQEALECVKRKQYVAVLMDCQMPVMDGYTATQEIRAWERSRNRHTVIIALTAHALVGERDRVLAAGMDDYLAKPVRPQSLQKTLWRHVVLSREEPGSSPSLSAAATEAESAPVLDPEVPRSRKLIELVLKNVPAQLDGLEGVIRSAVAAEIKANAHKLKGSMLSIGAGRVAELAEKMQLAAGQGEVPQARDLARIRDEFDAVSVALKEELAATAKAT